Proteins co-encoded in one Perca flavescens isolate YP-PL-M2 chromosome 11, PFLA_1.0, whole genome shotgun sequence genomic window:
- the LOC114563546 gene encoding carboxypeptidase O has product MEKKTLTFWILCVFLLILSGVSETSNSLVESLGSTQSYDYSKYHSMDEIYRWMEDVKRGNPELVSSAVYGHTYEGRNITLLKLGLENPEGREKKVIWVDCGIHAREWIAPAFCQWFVKEIVNSYKTNKKLEQMLQNLDVYVTPVINVDGYIFTWANDSTRLWRKSRSTPPPGSSCYGVDLNRNFNANWGTVGVSFDSCANTYCGKSPGSEPEAQAVMDFVGRMVNQTLCFLTIHSAGQLILLPYGHPEISAPNYDELVSVGEAAAAKMKKVHGMGYTVGTSPQILYPNSGSSRDWARLIGIPFSYTFELRDKGEFSHLLPEEQIQPACEEAYVGALSIITYVHEKTFNSGTLPNASVFGVAMMIWSTVMAVSLTTGVMV; this is encoded by the exons ATGGAGAAGAAGACTCTAACATTTtggatactgtgtgtgtttctgctgatTTTAAGCGGTGTTTCAGAAACTTCTAACAG TTTAGTGGAGAGTTTGGGATCAACACAGAGTTATGACTACTCCAAATATCACTCCATGGATGAG aTATACAGGTGGATGGAAGATGTGAAGCGAGGTAACCCAGAGCTGGTCTCCTCTGCTGTCTACGGACATACTTATGAAGGGAGAAATATCACACTGCTGAAG CTGGGACTAGAAAACCCAGAGGGCAGAGAGAAGAAGGTTATATGGGTGGACTGTGGTATCCATGCTCGGGAGTGGATCGCTCCTGCCTTCTGCCAGTGGTTTGTCAAAGAG ATTGTGAACTCATATAAAACCAATAAGAAGCTGGAGCAGATGCTGCAGAACCTTGACGTCTATGTTACTCCTGTGATCAATGTGGATGGATACATATTCACCTGGGCCAATGACAGC ACTCGACTGTGGAGAAAGTCTCGTTCAACCCCTCCTCCAGGCAGTAGCTGTTATGGTGTTGACCTCAACAGAAATTTTAATGCCAACTGGGGAA CGGTTGGTGTGTCATTTGACAGTTGTGCTAACACCTACTGTGGGAAATCACCAGGGTCAGAGCCAGAGGCTCAGGCTGTGATGGACTTTGTTG GTAGGATGGTTAACCAGACTCTGTGTTTCCTCACCATCCACTCTGCTGGGCAACTTATACTCTTGCCATATGGCCACCCTGAGATCTCTGCACCCAACTACGATGAActg GTTTCAGTcggcgaggcagcagcagcaaaaatgAAGAAGGTTCATGGAATGGGCTACACTGTAGGAACATCTCCACAAATCCTCT ATCCAAACTCAGGCTCAAGCCGCGACTGGGCTCGTCTCATTGGCATCCCATTTTCTTACACCTTTGAGCTGAGAGACAAAG GTGAGTTCAGCCACTTGCTACCAGAGGAGCAGATCCAGCCGGCCTGCGAGGAGGCCTACGTAGGAGCTCTCTCCATCATCACATATGTTCACGAAAAGACCTTCAACAGCGGTACCCTTCCCAACGCTTCTGTTTTTGGGGTCGCTATGATGATTTGGAGCACTGTCATGGCTGTGTCTCTCACCACAGGGGTCATGGTGTAA